GAGAGCGCAGTACTCGCCCAGCACTTCGCAAGAATTGCAGGCATGTTCGGGTACCCGGTAGGCATAGGTGCACCAGCAGCTCCGGCAATTTCACCTGCTCTGGCAGCACCCAAACTCAAGGATCTCATACCTGCAAAGTTTGATGTTGCCAATATTGCAGAATGGGCAACTCAGATTCAGGAAGTACCAATCGGAAACACATCAGCAGACGGTGGAAGCCGTGGAAAGAGAGTGCTGGTAGGTGGAGAAAAAGCCCTGCCGTTCTTCCCTGACGCGCCAATGCCAAACAGGAACCAGGTAACAATTGACGTGTTCGATATGAGAATTGGGCTTGCAAAAGCTGTCAAAGAAAATTATGATGAGGTCATGGACAGCCCGGGAGAATGGGCAAAGAAGAACGTTGAGAAGTTCAACGCAGATATGATCACCATTCACCTGATTTCAACTGACCCGCTTGTAAAGGACACACCTCCAAAAGAAGCAGCAAAGACAGTAGAAGAAGTTCTCCAGGCTGTTGATGTCCCAATAGCAATCGGCGGATCAGGTAACCCGCAGAAAGACCCCGAAGTCCTCGCAAGAGCAGCGGAAGTTGCAGAAGGAGAACGATGCCTGCTTGCATCTGCAAGCCTGAACCTGGACTATGCAGCAATTGCAGAAGCAGCACTCAAATATGACCACGACGTCCTTTCCTGGACTCAGCTGGACATGAACGCACAGAAGGAGCTTAACAGGAAACTCATGAAGCAGTGCAATGTCCCAAGAGACAGGATCATAATGGACCCGACCACTGCAGCCCTCGGATATGGTCTCGACTACGCTTACACAAACATGGAGCGTATCAGACTTGCAGCACTTATGGGTGACGATGAACTCACATTCCCGATGTCATCAGGTACAACAAATGCATGGGGTGCCCGTGAGTCATGGATGGTGGGATCACCGCTTAAAGAAGACTCTGATTGGGGACCAAGGGAATACAGAGGTCCTATATGGGAGATTGTCACAGGTCTGTCACTTGCAATTGCAGGAAACGACCTATTCATGATGATGCACCCAACATCGGTTGCTGTCCTGAAGCAGATTACCCAGACGCTATTCGGTACCATAGACACAGAGCAGGTGGATATTGCAAACTGGATCGGAGCGGAGGTGTGAAAAATGAAGATTAACAGCCCATTAGAAGCGTACAAGTACCTGCCTCAGACCAACTGTGGAGAATGTGGTCAGCCTACATGTATGGCATTTGCCTCCACGCTGATCGATAGGTCAGGCAAGACAACAGACTGCCCTCCCCTGATTAAAGAAAAGAAGTTTGCAAAGAAACTGGCAGAACTAGACAGGCTCCTTGCTCCTGAAATTCGCCAGGTTACTATTGGTGTTGGCGAAAGAGCAGCCAATATTGGTGGAGACGATGTACTGTACCGCCACAAACTGACATTCTTTAACAAGACAAAGATGTTCTTCGATGTGGCAGACAACATGGACGAAGCTGCCATTGTTGAAAGAGTGAAGAAGATCAGTGATTACAAGAAGTTCTATGTAGGACGTAACCTGCTTCTCGATGGTGTGGCAATAAGAGCAGCATCCAATGATCCTGCAAAGTTTGCAACAGCTGTCAAGAAAGTTATAGAAAACACAGAACTGCCTGTAATTCTATGTTCTTTCAATCCTGCAGTCCTGAAGGCAGGACTTGAGGTAGCAAAGGGTAAAAACCCGCTGCTGTATGCTGCAAACAAGGACAACTGGAAAGAGGTAGGAGAACTAGCACTCGAGTATAACGTGCCTGTGGTTGTTTCGGCGTTTAATGACCTTGACGGCCTGAAGACTCTTGCAAAGACATTTGCAGAGGCTGGAATTAAGGACATTGTGCTTGACCCGGGAACTTACCCAACCGGGAAAGGTCTGAAGGATACTTTCACAAACTTCCTGAAGATCAGGAGAGCAGGCATTATGGGAGACACCGAGATCGCGTATCCGATCATGGCTATGCCGCTTACTGCCTGGATGGCGGGAATTGCTGACCCTGTCAGTGCATCATACTGGGAAACGGTTCTTTCATCAATCTTTACTATAAGGTACGGAGACATTATGCTTCTCCACAGCATGGAGCCATATGCCACCATGCCAGAAGTACACCTGGCAGAGACAATATACACTGACCCCAGGTCTCCTGTTGCCGTAGACTCAAAGATGTATAAGGTAGGAAACCCAACAGCAGATTCACCTGTACTCTTTACCACAAACTTCGCCCTTACTTACTACACAGTAGAGAGCGACCTTGCATCAAACGGAATAGACTGCTGGCTGCTTGCAGTTAACACCGATGGTATTGGTGTGGAAGCAGCGGCTGCAGGTGGACAGCTGACAGCTGATAAGGTGAAGGATGCATTTGAGAAGTCAGGATTTGACCTCAAGAGCGATGTTACCCATAACAGTGTAGTTATTCCGGGTCTTGCTGCCCGTCTACAGGGTGATATTGAGGACAAACTCAATGTAAAAGTTATGGTTGGTCCAATGGACTCAGGAAGGCTACCAGGCTGGATGGAGAAGAACTGGCCACCAAAGAAATAAAATAAAGTGAAAAAATTTGAATATTAATATTCCGTGTCAAAAAGACACGGAATAAAGTTTATTGCGATTTTTATAGAGGCAATTGTCTACTTACCGGATAGGTTCTTATCAAGGAAAACGTAGCATAAACCTTCTTCGGAATAGTTTTAAATTTGAAATAAATTTAAAATTAGGATAATTTCCGTGCCTCAGAACTCATAGGGCT
This window of the Methanosarcina mazei S-6 genome carries:
- the acsC gene encoding acetyl-CoA decarbonylase/synthase complex subunit gamma translates to MKINSPLEAYKYLPQTNCGECGQPTCMAFASTLIDRSGKTTDCPPLIKEKKFAKKLAELDRLLAPEIRQVTIGVGERAANIGGDDVLYRHKLTFFNKTKMFFDVADNMDEAAIVERVKKISDYKKFYVGRNLLLDGVAIRAASNDPAKFATAVKKVIENTELPVILCSFNPAVLKAGLEVAKGKNPLLYAANKDNWKEVGELALEYNVPVVVSAFNDLDGLKTLAKTFAEAGIKDIVLDPGTYPTGKGLKDTFTNFLKIRRAGIMGDTEIAYPIMAMPLTAWMAGIADPVSASYWETVLSSIFTIRYGDIMLLHSMEPYATMPEVHLAETIYTDPRSPVAVDSKMYKVGNPTADSPVLFTTNFALTYYTVESDLASNGIDCWLLAVNTDGIGVEAAAAGGQLTADKVKDAFEKSGFDLKSDVTHNSVVIPGLAARLQGDIEDKLNVKVMVGPMDSGRLPGWMEKNWPPKK
- the cdhD gene encoding CO dehydrogenase/acetyl-CoA synthase subunit delta, whose translation is MAKKMKLSDITNMFAGMDVEALEGVTIEGDIEIDLGGLGGGFDPMLAAALGQESAVLAQHFARIAGMFGYPVGIGAPAAPAISPALAAPKLKDLIPAKFDVANIAEWATQIQEVPIGNTSADGGSRGKRVLVGGEKALPFFPDAPMPNRNQVTIDVFDMRIGLAKAVKENYDEVMDSPGEWAKKNVEKFNADMITIHLISTDPLVKDTPPKEAAKTVEEVLQAVDVPIAIGGSGNPQKDPEVLARAAEVAEGERCLLASASLNLDYAAIAEAALKYDHDVLSWTQLDMNAQKELNRKLMKQCNVPRDRIIMDPTTAALGYGLDYAYTNMERIRLAALMGDDELTFPMSSGTTNAWGARESWMVGSPLKEDSDWGPREYRGPIWEIVTGLSLAIAGNDLFMMMHPTSVAVLKQITQTLFGTIDTEQVDIANWIGAEV